A portion of the Solidesulfovibrio sp. genome contains these proteins:
- a CDS encoding integration host factor subunit alpha, protein MNGKTLTKADIVDYIYEKTERNRAEVKVLVDHLLELMKQSIKKDHSLLVSGFGKFESYDKKARKGRNPQTNASIMLPPRKVVVFRLSRKFRAELNPDEIL, encoded by the coding sequence ATGAACGGAAAAACCCTCACCAAGGCCGACATCGTCGATTACATCTACGAGAAGACCGAACGCAACCGGGCCGAGGTCAAGGTGCTGGTGGACCACCTGCTGGAACTGATGAAGCAGTCCATCAAGAAAGACCATTCCCTGCTGGTCAGCGGCTTCGGCAAATTCGAGTCCTATGACAAAAAAGCGCGCAAGGGGCGCAACCCGCAAACCAACGCCTCCATCATGCTGCCGCCGCGCAAGGTCGTGGTCTTTCGGCTCTCGCGCAAGTTCCGGGCCGAGCTCAATCCGGACGAGATCCTGTAG
- a CDS encoding HIT domain-containing protein, protein MHQDDCVFCKIVKGELPCARVFETDDVLAFLDIAPVAPGHVLVIPKAHHRNLFDLPEAVGGRLFAALSPVGAAVMAATGAAGLNVQINNNAAAGQVVFHAHAHLIPRHEGDGLRLWSGRPYADAAAAQAMAEAVRAAVARGR, encoded by the coding sequence ATGCACCAGGACGACTGTGTTTTTTGCAAAATCGTCAAGGGAGAGTTGCCCTGCGCCAGGGTCTTCGAGACGGATGACGTGCTGGCCTTTCTCGACATCGCGCCCGTGGCCCCCGGCCATGTCCTGGTCATTCCCAAGGCCCACCACCGCAACCTGTTCGATCTGCCCGAGGCTGTCGGCGGCCGGCTGTTCGCGGCCCTTTCCCCGGTCGGGGCCGCCGTCATGGCGGCAACCGGCGCGGCGGGCCTCAACGTGCAGATCAACAACAACGCCGCCGCCGGCCAGGTGGTCTTCCACGCCCACGCCCACCTGATTCCCCGGCACGAGGGCGACGGACTGCGCCTGTGGTCCGGCCGCCCCTATGCCGACGCCGCGGCCGCCCAGGCCATGGCCGAGGCCGTGCGCGCGGCCGTCGCCAGGGGACGCTAG